ACACAGCGTCGGTCCTTCGACCGCCGCCGGTTCCAGCACCGCGCCGACCCGCAGATGCCGTCCGACGCGGGCATCCACAATCGGGCACTGATCGCCGGCATCGATGCCGGCCAGCCTGCCGAGCGCGACAATGGCCGTTTCCACAGCATCCTTGGGCAGGGTGCAGTCGACGCGCCGCATGCCGGCCCTGTCCTCGACCCAGATATCGTCATGCCGGTTGATCATGACTTCGGTCACTTCGCCCGCGAACAGGTGACTCAAGGGCATCAACAAGGCGGACAAAAGCCGTTTTGCCTCGCGCGATTCCAGGGTTTCGCCCGGCTGTGCCGTCAAGGCGTCTTCCAGTCCACCGGCAAGCTGATCGGGGTTCGGGTGCGTCATCGAAATACCTATTTCTGAACGTCTGATTTCCAGCATCGCACCGTTGTCACCCCATGTTTTCGCTGAATAACGGTTGTGAGCGCGGTTATTTGGGTCCGTGGCGGGTTGGCGCGCCCCTCATGCTGCCTGCATGCAGAACTGGATATCCCATCTCCCCGACGGACTGGCCGACGACCCGCTGTTGCGCACGGCGTTGACGCATCGTTCCGCCGGCGAGCCTCACAACGAACGACTCGAATTTCTGGGGGATGCGGTACTGGAACTGGTCGTGTCCGAATGGCTGTACCGCAAGCCCTCGCAGCTGACCGAAGGCGGCATGAGCAGGCTCCGCACCCGTCTCGTGGAACGGGATGCGTTGTGCCGGGTCGCGCAGAACATGGATCTCGCCGGACGGATCGCGCTTTCCGGCGCTCACGCGCACCCGGAGACGCCCTCGCCCCGGGTGCTGGCCGGCGCGGTGGAAGCCATCATCGGCGCGGTCTTCGAATATGCCGGGTGGGAAGCGGCGAAATCCTTCGTCATCGCCCTGCTTGCCGATGCCATGCAGCATCTGCCGGAGAACCCCGAAGACGCCAAGGACGCGAAAACGAAACTGCAGGAATGTCTGGCGCGACGCCATAAGACGGGACCGCACTATCGCACGGTGTCGACGCGCGGCGGCCAGTTCATCGTGCATTGCACGGCCGGCGGCGTCGGCGGTGTGGGCATGGGGAGTAGTCGGCAAGAAGCCGAGTTCAGCGCCGCGGCGCAGTGCCTGGAAAAGCTTGCCGGGTGATCGGTTTGCCTGTTTTTAAATTGTGGTTATAATCCTTCTGCGGTGTTGAAACCGCTATAACATGTTGGTTAATAAGGAGATCAAATAATGAAGAAAGCGCTTTTCCCCAGCGTCGCCTTGCTGGCTGTTGCCCTGGCCGGACCCGCCTATGCTTACGGCTTTTCGGATTTCTTTGGGGCTGTGCCCAACACGATTCAAGATGCGCATTCCGGCATCAATATCGGCATCGGACAGCTTTCGCAGCATTATCAGGAAACCTACAACGGTGCCTCGCTGGATTCTGAATCCGGCACGATCGACGGTCATGAGATTGGTGTTGGTGGCCAATGGAGTCATTTCGGTTTTCAGACGGATTACAGCCTGTTTTCCGGAAACACCCATTACAACGGCGCGGTGCAGAATATCCAAACGGGCACCATCACCCCGGTTCAGTCGCAGACGGGAAACAAGATCATCGACTTTGATCTCAAGTTCGATTACGGATTCTCTCCGTTGCCCGGACTTGCCGTCATGCCGGATGTGTTTTGGGGTCGCCATGCGTGGTATCGAACGCTGGGCGGGGTCGGCGGCTATCAGGAAGATTATTACAATGGTTACGATGGCGTCGGTCTGGATGTCGATTACAATCTCGGCCGCGGATTCGTGCTATCGGGAAATGTACAGTCGGGCAACACCTTCGGCGCGTACGACAATATTTATATCGGCTCCGGCACCCAGGTTGATCTTGGGAGCCATAGCTGGACTCAGGAAGGCGTCAAATTGTCTTGGATTCCGAGTAACAACTGGAATGTGTTTGTGAGCTATTCGCAAACGAAGTTTGGCTACGGCGCTTCTTCGTTGAGCACTGTGCAGACTTCGGCGGGAACCTTGTCGCTGCTTGAGCCGAACAGCACGACGCGCCAGGATGTCCTGATGCTGGGTGTTCGGGTGTTTTGATGTTGCTGGCAACCTCAAAGCGGGCTATTTTGGCCCGTTTTGAGGCATCAAAAAATCGGTACTTTGAAGCGACCTCAAAAACTGCTCTTTTTTCAATGGATTGGGAGAAGGGTTCCCCCCGTGTATGCGGGGATGAGAGGATGGGCCTGACGCATGACCCGATCGAGCTTGCGTTCCCCCCGTGTATGCGGGGATGAGAGGAATACACGGCAATGCGGTATTACAACCCGCGCTAGTTCCCCCCGTGTATGCGGGGATGAGGGAAATCTTGCGTTCATTCAACTGTCTGATAGAGTTTGAGAAACTTTTGACACTGGATGCCAATCATGTCCACCGCGGCCATTCAGCCCGGTCACGCCTTCAGGGACAACCGTTCGGTGGGTCCCTTGGCCGCGTTTGGGCTGACGCAGGCGCGACAGATACCACTCTTTCTGCCTCACCGATGGGATGATCTGCGGCGAGCCATAACACAATTAGATTTCAAGCGCGGCGATGTTGGGCAGATGGTTCTCGTGCATGGTGTATTGAGCCGAGCGCCGGTGCTCAACACTCGCCCCTACCCTCGCCTGATCGGTCAGATGCTGGATGACGACGGACGCGCGCTTGAATTCACCCTTTACGGTACGGCGGCTGATCTCGAGACGCTGCGGCTCACTTTGCCGTCAGGCTGCCGGGTGCATCTATTCGGCAAACTCGACTTCGCTGGGCGCGCATTGCGCCTCAAGGGCGCTCAGCCAGTTTCTCCTGAGTGGGTCGGCAAGCTTCGTCCCGTCTACTCTGGCAAGCAGGGTTTGGAGCCGGATGTCGTTCGCCGGTATGTGCTGAACCGACTCAAGGCGCAGGTGCCCGATGCCGCTAACTGGCTTCGCGATCAACTGGGCGAGTCGGAGATCAACGAATGGCACATGGTGTCCGGCCTTCCCATGCGGGTTCCTCTTGAGCGGGTGCTTTGGCTGGCCCATCGTCCGCGAACGCCGGACGAGGGGCGCGCGGCGCAGCAAGTGCTGGAGAGACTCGCCGCCTGGCATGCCCTGCGCGATCTGCGCGCCACGCAACATCTTGGCGTGGCCCGGTGGCATCATCCCGCCCCCTGGGAACCGCAAGCTAGGGCGCTCGGCTTCGCGCTCACGAAGGACCAGCGCACTGCCGTTGGGGAAATCCACAAGGATCTTTCCAGACTCAGGCCCATGCGCCGTCTGCTATCCGGCGACGTGGGTACCGGCAAAACGGCCGTTTTCGCGCTGGCGGCCATCTCCTCCGTGCGTGGCGGTGGGCGCGTGGCTATCCTGCTGCCGAACGAGCGACTGGCCGAGCAGGTACACGAGCGCATCATCGGCTGGTGGCCTGATGTCGCCGCTGTCTGCGTGACCGGCACAACTGAAAGTACGAGCGATTTGACGCATGCGCCATTACTGGTCGGCACGACCGCTCTGTTGCATCGCGAAACAGGCACATTCGATCTGGTCGTGGTCGACGAACAGCACAAGTTTTCCCGTGAACAGCGGGAGAAGCTCGTCGGCGACGGCACGCATCTGCTGGAAGCATCGGCAACCTGCATTCCGCGCTCCCAGGCGCTGATTCGCTTTGGCGCGCTAACGGTTTCGAAATTGCGGGACGGACCGGTCAAGAAGACCATTCATACCCGTCTCTGGCAAGCCAGCGAGCAGACCAAACTATTTCAACAGATCCGCGAAACCTGCGCATCCGGCAGTCAGGTCATCGTCGTCTACCCGCGCAAGGCCGGCGCCAAGGAACCCGGCACCGGGCGTGATCGCAAATCGGCCGAGGACATGTTTCATCTGTGGGAGCGTCATTTCCCGGGACAAGTCATGCTCTCGCATGGCGGTCTGGATCAGGACGAAAACCGAGCGGCCATGGAGACGATGAAGTCTGGCAAAGCCCGCATCCTGGTAGCCACCACGCTCGTCGAGGTAGGCATCGATCTACCGGGTGTTAGACGCCTTGTGGTGATGAACCCGGAAACGCTAGGGCTGACCCAGTTGCACCAGTTACGCGGCCGCGTGGCGCGCAACGGCGGCGAAGGCTGGTTCGATTTGTATCTATCCCGTCCGATGAAGGAAAAGACCTTGCGGCGCCTCGATGTCATAACGCGCACGACCGACGGCTTCGAGATTGCGGAAGCGGATCTGAGGCAGCGCGGCCATGGCAATCTTGCCGCCGATTCGAACCGGCAATCGGGAGACGACGGCGTGTTTCTCTTCGGGCGGC
The Acidihalobacter prosperus DNA segment above includes these coding regions:
- a CDS encoding DEAD/DEAH box helicase; this encodes MRLKGAQPVSPEWVGKLRPVYSGKQGLEPDVVRRYVLNRLKAQVPDAANWLRDQLGESEINEWHMVSGLPMRVPLERVLWLAHRPRTPDEGRAAQQVLERLAAWHALRDLRATQHLGVARWHHPAPWEPQARALGFALTKDQRTAVGEIHKDLSRLRPMRRLLSGDVGTGKTAVFALAAISSVRGGGRVAILLPNERLAEQVHERIIGWWPDVAAVCVTGTTESTSDLTHAPLLVGTTALLHRETGTFDLVVVDEQHKFSREQREKLVGDGTHLLEASATCIPRSQALIRFGALTVSKLRDGPVKKTIHTRLWQASEQTKLFQQIRETCASGSQVIVVYPRKAGAKEPGTGRDRKSAEDMFHLWERHFPGQVMLSHGGLDQDENRAAMETMKSGKARILVATTLVEVGIDLPGVRRLVVMNPETLGLTQLHQLRGRVARNGGEGWFDLYLSRPMKEKTLRRLDVITRTTDGFEIAEADLRQRGHGNLAADSNRQSGDDGVFLFGRHVGFDTLEAVAAKIA
- a CDS encoding ribonuclease III family protein; translation: MQNWISHLPDGLADDPLLRTALTHRSAGEPHNERLEFLGDAVLELVVSEWLYRKPSQLTEGGMSRLRTRLVERDALCRVAQNMDLAGRIALSGAHAHPETPSPRVLAGAVEAIIGAVFEYAGWEAAKSFVIALLADAMQHLPENPEDAKDAKTKLQECLARRHKTGPHYRTVSTRGGQFIVHCTAGGVGGVGMGSSRQEAEFSAAAQCLEKLAG